A single region of the Salicibibacter cibi genome encodes:
- a CDS encoding AMP-binding protein, whose product MLEKTIDQVLDKLVSHHQDKIALHDSERSITYFELGNEVNKLANLLQTFDIEVGDRVALWMENSIEFVVAEFAIAKIGAVRVPMNTYLNKKEILYRIHDSHSKLLIYHQSLLENQEKLQIEHNCITLNEAELKEKVGNASANYHKPQINPDSNVTIMYTGGTTGKSKGVLHTHKTILSIVYSETYELEIERGAILLHTTPLPHSAGYFIMPGMLRGGEQYIEKGFDPQRFCEIVEDKQITFAFLVPTMIYMLLDYPELKQYDLNSLNTIVYGAAPMAQSRVKDAIETFGPILMQIYSQAEVINQTTILTKEEHEDALNVSEHRLSSCGRSIIISEVQIVNERDEVCSPNQVGELITKGPHMMIGYWNLPEETNDTIKDGWIYTGDMAYKDEYGYIYLVDRKKDMIITGGFNVYTTAVEKVLFEHEAIKQATVIGVPDEKWGESIKAFVVSHTENISEAELINHCKTKLAKYEVPKSIELIKELPLTPYGKIDKKLLRTAYWKDSNRQVN is encoded by the coding sequence ATGTTGGAAAAAACAATTGATCAAGTATTAGATAAACTTGTTAGTCACCATCAAGATAAAATAGCTTTGCATGATTCCGAACGCTCAATTACGTATTTTGAACTTGGCAATGAAGTTAATAAACTTGCAAATTTGCTACAAACTTTTGATATTGAAGTTGGAGATCGAGTGGCTTTATGGATGGAAAATAGCATAGAGTTTGTTGTAGCTGAATTCGCAATAGCCAAAATTGGTGCAGTACGTGTTCCTATGAACACTTATTTAAATAAAAAAGAGATTCTTTATCGCATTCATGACTCCCATTCTAAACTATTAATTTATCATCAGTCATTACTTGAAAATCAAGAAAAGTTACAAATAGAGCATAATTGCATCACTTTAAATGAAGCAGAGCTTAAAGAAAAAGTGGGTAATGCTTCGGCTAATTATCATAAGCCCCAAATAAACCCTGATAGCAATGTAACCATTATGTATACTGGCGGAACTACTGGAAAGTCAAAAGGTGTTTTGCATACGCATAAAACGATTCTTTCTATCGTATATAGCGAAACCTATGAATTAGAGATTGAAAGAGGAGCGATTCTACTTCACACTACTCCTTTGCCACATTCAGCAGGATATTTTATTATGCCTGGAATGTTAAGAGGGGGAGAACAATATATTGAAAAAGGATTTGACCCTCAACGCTTTTGTGAAATCGTTGAGGACAAACAGATAACCTTTGCATTTTTAGTGCCAACTATGATTTACATGTTGCTTGACTACCCAGAATTAAAGCAATATGACCTTAATAGTTTAAATACAATAGTTTATGGGGCAGCACCGATGGCACAAAGTCGAGTAAAAGATGCAATTGAAACCTTTGGGCCAATTTTGATGCAAATATATTCCCAAGCTGAAGTCATTAATCAAACAACAATATTGACAAAAGAGGAACATGAGGATGCCTTAAATGTTTCTGAACATCGTTTATCCTCGTGTGGCAGAAGTATTATTATTTCAGAGGTACAAATTGTTAACGAACGAGATGAAGTATGTTCTCCTAATCAAGTTGGAGAATTGATAACAAAAGGTCCTCACATGATGATTGGTTATTGGAATTTACCTGAAGAAACTAACGATACCATTAAAGATGGGTGGATATACACTGGAGATATGGCATATAAAGATGAGTATGGGTACATTTATCTGGTTGATAGAAAAAAAGATATGATCATAACAGGCGGATTTAATGTTTATACTACCGCAGTTGAAAAAGTTCTTTTTGAGCATGAAGCTATAAAACAAGCTACAGTTATTGGTGTACCAGATGAAAAATGGGGGGAATCAATCAAGGCGTTTGTCGTAAGCCACACAGAAAATATTAGTGAGGCAGAACTCATTAATCATTGCAAGACGAAATTGGCTAAATATGAAGTTCCAAAATCTATAGAATTGATAAAGGAATTACCTCTCACACCATATGGAAAGATTGATAAAAAATTATTGAGAACAGCCTATTGGAAGGATTCTAATAGGCAAGTGAACTAA
- a CDS encoding TetR/AcrR family transcriptional regulator: MASKGYKQARGEKTKKEILEVALQLFSDKGYTNVTVEEIVKISKTSKGSFYAHFGSKYEIFLEKFKEIDGFYEARVKEIPANIPAKNKIVLFIKEQMTFIENELGLELMRVIYSNALTSNPHDYFLNHQRPLFMILRKFVDECFDREEINEKLTSDEIMVIINSAMFGAIYNWSMSNAAFKLADESEKLFKTIVNGL, translated from the coding sequence TTGGCATCTAAAGGATATAAGCAAGCCAGGGGAGAGAAAACAAAGAAAGAAATTCTGGAGGTTGCCTTGCAGTTATTTAGTGATAAAGGGTATACCAATGTAACTGTTGAAGAAATAGTTAAAATAAGTAAAACATCCAAAGGATCATTTTATGCGCATTTTGGATCTAAATACGAAATTTTTTTGGAAAAATTTAAAGAAATCGATGGTTTTTATGAAGCACGCGTAAAAGAAATTCCAGCTAACATACCAGCCAAAAATAAAATTGTTTTGTTTATTAAAGAGCAAATGACTTTTATAGAAAATGAACTTGGCTTGGAGCTAATGCGAGTCATCTACAGTAATGCACTTACAAGTAATCCGCATGATTATTTTCTCAATCATCAACGCCCATTATTTATGATCCTAAGGAAATTTGTTGATGAATGTTTTGACAGAGAGGAGATAAATGAAAAGTTAACAAGCGATGAAATCATGGTAATTATAAACAGTGCAATGTTTGGTGCAATATACAATTGGAGTATGAGTAATGCAGCTTTTAAATTAGCAGATGAAAGTGAGAAGTTATTTAAAACAATTGTAAATGGATTATAA
- a CDS encoding sigma-70 family RNA polymerase sigma factor, translating to MSESWMSDTDSLSAFLSMLSDREQRLVIEHAVHDQPPRMIAAKYNVSVETVKGWRKGELAKLRKYIK from the coding sequence ATGTCAGAATCCTGGATGTCAGATACAGACAGTCTATCTGCCTTTCTAAGCATGTTATCCGACCGTGAACAACGCTTGGTCATCGAGCACGCCGTGCACGATCAGCCCCCGCGCATGATCGCCGCCAAGTACAACGTTTCCGTTGAAACCGTTAAAGGCTGGCGCAAAGGGGAACTAGCAAAACTAAGAAAATATATTAAATAA